The following DNA comes from Peribacillus sp. FSL E2-0218.
TATCATTAAGAAACAACGTGTCTATCAAGGAGGGGGAGAGTGCCATGGGAAAATATCTAGGGATGATTCGCATGCGTTTTTTGATGATGCTTGCGTATCGAACGGATTATTATACCGGCATTTTAATTTATAGCATTAATATCGGGGCTTATTATTTCTTATGGAATGCAATATATGGAGAAAAAAGCTCCATCGAAGGTCTTTCAAGTATGCAGATGACAACTTATGTGGCGGTTGCTTGGATGGCGAGGGCCTTTTATTTCAATAACATTGACCGCGAAATTGCCACTGAAATCAAGGATGGGAAGGTCGCCATCGAGATGATCAGACCCTATAATTATTTAGGGATGAAGACGATGCAGGGGCTTGGGGAAGGGATATTCCGTTTCTTCTTCTTCTCGATCCCGGGCATGCTGCTGGTAGCCTTGATTTTTCCGATCGAACTGCCGAACGAACCGGCAACATGGGCGATATTCGGGATTTCCTTGCTGTTCAGCTTCATCATCAATACCCAAATTAATTTATTGACGGGGATCACCACCTTTTTCCTTTATAATAACGCGGGGTTGATCCGGGCTAAACGGGTCATCATCGATTTGTTTTCCGGTCTATTGCTGCCCATCAGTTTCTATCCGATATGGGCGCAGGAAGTGATGAAATACTTGCCGTTTCAAGGGATCAGCTATGTACCAAGCATGATCTTCACGAACGGGTACAGTTCAGGGGAAATTGGCATGGCGCTTTTACAGCAGTTCATTTGGTGCATCATTCTCATAATACCGATTCAGCTTTTATGGATAGTCGCAAAAAAACAGCTGATTATTCAAGGGGGTTGATCGGATGTTTTATGTATCGATGTTTTTTCAATATGTAAGTCAATATATGAAAACAAGATTGCAGTATCGGGCGGATTTCTTCATGGAAATCTTATCTGACCTGCTGAATCAGGTCGTGAATTTGGTTTTCATCTTGGTTGTTTTTGGCCATACTCAGTTTTTAAGCGGCTGGAGCCGCGAAGAAATCATATTCATCTATGGGTTCTTCCTTATTCCATTCGCCCTTTTTTCAGCGTTTTTCAATATTTGGGATTTCAATGATCGCTATATCGTCAAGGGTGAGATGGACCGGATATTAACAAGGCCGATACATAGCCTGTTTCAAGTCATTTTGGAAAGAATCGAGCTTGAATCATTATTTGGTGTTGTGACTGGTTTGATCATAATATTTTACTCTGGGGCATCACTGAATCTGGAGCTTGCCTGGTATGATCCGATTCTTTTCATCATCTTTGCAATAGGAGGGGCGCTTGCTTATGCGGCCATTTTCGTTGTGATCGCAAGCATCGGGTTTTGGTCGGATGCAAAAACCTCCATCATGCCCATGATGTATAATATCGGGAATTATGGACGCTATCCTGTCGATATTTATAATAAGATCATTCGCTTTGTCCTTACATGGGTGCTGCCATTCGCGTTTGTCGGTGTTTATCCGGCATCCTATTTCCTTAGGAAAGAGGAGTGGTATGCGTATGCCTTCGCCACACCTGTAATCGGGGTTGTCTTTTTCATGATATCCGTCGTCATTTGGAATCAGGGAGTGAAGCGGTACCGCGGGGCAGGAAACTAAAAAAGAAATCCCTTCAGCCATCAGGTTGAAGGGATTTCTTTTTGTTTATTTACGCTTATTCTTTCTTTCTATATATCTTGCCTGGGCTTCGGCATACTGCTGTTTTTCCATTTCCGTTTCCGGTATTACCATTGGAACTTCGGTCGGCTTACCATCTTCATCAATGGCAAGCATCGTTAAAAAGGCGCGTGCCGTAAGCTGCTTTTCACCTGTTAATAAGTTTTCTCGCTCCACCTTCACGAATACCTCCATGGAAGTGCGGTGGGCACATGTGACATAAGCCTCTAGGTTAATCGCATCTCCTGTCTTGATGGGGGCCAAAAAATCAAAAGAGTCGCTTGATGCTGTCACGACTGGCTTTCGACAATGGCGCATAGCCGAAATGCAGGCGATTTTATCGACATAGGCCATTACTTTCCCGCCAAAAATGGTATTGTGATGATTTGTGTCAGGCGGGAAAACAAGGTCAGTTAAAAAGGTCCTTGACTGCTGTGTGGGTTGGCCTGCTGCTATCTCTACGTCGTTTTCGATCATTTGCCGGTTGTTTGGGCCAATAGCTTTTCCCGTACGATTTTGGCTGCCTCGACCATATTTTTAAGGGAAGAAACCGTTTCAGGGACGCCCCTCGTTTTCAGGCCGCAGTCAGGATTGATCCAAAACTGGTCTTTATCCAATACCTTGATGCCTCGTTCAATCATGTCGACCATTTCCTTCACAGCCGGGACTCGAGGACTATGAATATCATATACCCCTAGGCCAATTCCTTTTTCGTATGTCTTTTCCTCGAATGCGGAGGCAAGCTCCCCGTGGCTGCGGGATGTTTCGATGGAAATGACATCGGCATCGAGGGAAGAGATGACATCCATGAAACTGTTGAAGTCACAATAGCACATATGCGTATGGATTTGCGTTGTATCTTCCACGCTCGATGTGGAAATCAGGAACGAATTCACCGCCCAGTTCAAATACTCTTCCCGGTCGCTTTTCTTCAATGGAAGTCCTTCTCTAAGTGCAGGCTCATCCACTTGGATCATCTTGATTCCTGCCGCTTCCAAGGCAAGTACCTCTTTATCCAAGGCAAGGGCAAGCTGATAGCAAACATTCTCCCTTGAAATATCATCACGGACAAATGACCAGTTCAAAATCGTTACAGGACCTGTGAGCATTCCCTTTACCGTTTTCTTTGTCAGTGATTGAGCATGGACGCTTTCCCTGACTGTCATCGGCTTGATGAAATGAACGTCGCCGTAAATGACGGGGGGCTTGACGCAGCGAGAACCGTAGGATTGAACCCACCCTTTTTCCAGAAAGACGAATCCCCCCAGCTTATGGCCGAAATATTCAACCATATCCGTCCGTTCAAATTCTCCGTGAACGAGAACATCTAGGCCGATTTCTTCTTGAATATCGATCCACCTGGCAATCTCATCATTTATGAATGTTTCATATTGGGCAGCAGTCCATTCTCCTCTTTTAAATTTACTGCGTGCTTGTTTCACTTCAAATGTTTGGGGGAAGCTGCCGATCGTTGTAGAAGGAAGAAAAGGCAACTTGAAAAATTCACGTTGTTTTTGGTAACGCTCTTTAAATGCCAGCTGACGTCCCGAGGTCTTGGATTTAACCTTTTCTACATCGGCTTGTACTGCTTTATGATTCCGGGCCTGGGAACTGGCTAACGTTTGGATCGCCAATTTATTCGCATCCACTTTCTTTACGATTGCCTCCAAACCTAGATTGCTGCCTTTGACAAGGGTAGTGATTTCTTCTAGCTTCTCATCGGCGAAGGCAAGTGCCTCCTTCACTTCTTTAGCAAGCGCGTTTTCATTGCGAACGGTCACTGGAACATGAAGCAGGGAACAAGAGGGTTGGAGCCAGATTTTATCTTCTGCCACTTTGTTCTTGATCGTCTCGATTAATTGAAGCTTGCTCGATAAATCGGAAAGCCAAATGTTTTTTCCGTCAATCACGCCTGCACCAAGCACTTTGTCTGCCGGGAAGCCGAATGTTTCAAGATTGCTGACATTTCTTCCTTTATCATGAACAAAATCGAGCCCGATTCCCTGAACTTTCAATTGAGTGACCGCTTCATAGTGTTCAACGGCATCAAAGTATGTTTGGAGCATGATGTTCAGGTGAGGTGCCGCTTCATTCAGTTTTTCATAGAGGTATGTAACAGTTTCCATATCATCTTTGGATATCGATGAAACAAGGGAAGGCTCATCTAACTGAATCCACTGCACACCTTCTTGCTCCAACTCCTGCAATATTTGTGTATAGAGGGGGAGCAGGCTCAGGATGATGCCAGGGATATCTTCTTTATTGAAGCCTTTGGAAAGGGAGATGAAGGTATACGGTCCGATAAGCACCGGCTTCGTTTCAATCCCCAGCTTCTCCTTGGCTTCCCGATATGCAGCAAGCGGCTTATTTTCTGTTAAAGTCAGCTGGGAGCGTTTTAATTCCGGGACGATATAGTGATAATTCGTATTGAACCATTTCGTCATCTCGGATGCGACTTCGTCCTTGTTACCGCGGGCCATTGAATAATAAACGGAAAGGGGGACACTTCCTCCTTCATAAGAGGAATAACGTTCGGGAACAAGACCGAACATCACGGAAGTATCGAGCATTTGGTCATACAAAGTAAAGTCATTGACAGGAATGATATCAACGCCTAGCTCTTTTTGCTTTCGCAGGTTGCCCAACCGGATCGCTTCCAGTTGCGATGTGAATTCCGTTTCTTCGATTTTTCCTGACCAGTAAGCTTCTAATGTGCGTTTCCATTCACGATCTTCCCCGATGCGGGGGTATCCCAGATTACTACTTTTCAAAATTTCCATCCTCCTACATTCTTTGAATTTGATTGATATCCAACAAAAAAAGCACCCCTAACAGTCAAAAAGAGAAAGTTAGAAATGCTTAAAATAAAGTGTCAAGCGAATTGCCACTTACATGAAAGGTTCCTAACACCTCCCTATCTCCCGTAGGTTAAAACAGTGTTGTTGAAACAGGCAGGTCTCCTGACTTAGGGCATATTATTAGCGGCAAGCCTTCCCAATCCTTAGGATCAGTGGCATATCGGGTGGCGCTAACATTCCCATTACAGTGGCGGGACCGTGCCGGGATTACACCGGACTTCCCTTTTAATCCTAATGAACATTAGGAACCTGTTTCCACATATGAAATTCGATAAATTAAAAATTTATAAAATAGAAACTATTATAAAAATTTAGACAATCTTAACATATCCGACCAAAAGGGTCAACAAGCAAAAGTTTCGTAAACATGCCCATGACAAGTGGTTTATGGCAAGGCTGAAGTCTTTCCAAAATAGAATATATTGATTGGACAGGGAGTATGTATAAGGAAGTGGGCGTTTTGAAATGGGGCGTGGGGGATGACTTTCTACATCTTGATTGCTGGAATCATTTTTTGCATGGTGATGAGCATTCGGACGTTATTTCTTGTTGAGTCGGGAGGGAAAAAGTTTTCTCTTGAAGACATGCTTTGGCTCGGCAATTTATATGCGACGATATTGGTCGGTTTTGCACTGATTTATTTATTATACGAGCTTCAGAATCACTCAGTGATTCTTGATATGGGCAACCGATTGGATGGCACTTTTTATGAACAACTGAAAACTTCTTTTTATTTCAGTGCGATGACGATGTTTTCTGTAGGATATGGCGATATAGC
Coding sequences within:
- a CDS encoding ABC-2 family transporter protein, whose protein sequence is MGKYLGMIRMRFLMMLAYRTDYYTGILIYSINIGAYYFLWNAIYGEKSSIEGLSSMQMTTYVAVAWMARAFYFNNIDREIATEIKDGKVAIEMIRPYNYLGMKTMQGLGEGIFRFFFFSIPGMLLVALIFPIELPNEPATWAIFGISLLFSFIINTQINLLTGITTFFLYNNAGLIRAKRVIIDLFSGLLLPISFYPIWAQEVMKYLPFQGISYVPSMIFTNGYSSGEIGMALLQQFIWCIILIIPIQLLWIVAKKQLIIQGG
- a CDS encoding ABC-2 family transporter protein is translated as MFYVSMFFQYVSQYMKTRLQYRADFFMEILSDLLNQVVNLVFILVVFGHTQFLSGWSREEIIFIYGFFLIPFALFSAFFNIWDFNDRYIVKGEMDRILTRPIHSLFQVILERIELESLFGVVTGLIIIFYSGASLNLELAWYDPILFIIFAIGGALAYAAIFVVIASIGFWSDAKTSIMPMMYNIGNYGRYPVDIYNKIIRFVLTWVLPFAFVGVYPASYFLRKEEWYAYAFATPVIGVVFFMISVVIWNQGVKRYRGAGN
- a CDS encoding acyl-CoA thioesterase, with amino-acid sequence MIENDVEIAAGQPTQQSRTFLTDLVFPPDTNHHNTIFGGKVMAYVDKIACISAMRHCRKPVVTASSDSFDFLAPIKTGDAINLEAYVTCAHRTSMEVFVKVERENLLTGEKQLTARAFLTMLAIDEDGKPTEVPMVIPETEMEKQQYAEAQARYIERKNKRK
- the metE gene encoding 5-methyltetrahydropteroyltriglutamate--homocysteine S-methyltransferase, with translation MEILKSSNLGYPRIGEDREWKRTLEAYWSGKIEETEFTSQLEAIRLGNLRKQKELGVDIIPVNDFTLYDQMLDTSVMFGLVPERYSSYEGGSVPLSVYYSMARGNKDEVASEMTKWFNTNYHYIVPELKRSQLTLTENKPLAAYREAKEKLGIETKPVLIGPYTFISLSKGFNKEDIPGIILSLLPLYTQILQELEQEGVQWIQLDEPSLVSSISKDDMETVTYLYEKLNEAAPHLNIMLQTYFDAVEHYEAVTQLKVQGIGLDFVHDKGRNVSNLETFGFPADKVLGAGVIDGKNIWLSDLSSKLQLIETIKNKVAEDKIWLQPSCSLLHVPVTVRNENALAKEVKEALAFADEKLEEITTLVKGSNLGLEAIVKKVDANKLAIQTLASSQARNHKAVQADVEKVKSKTSGRQLAFKERYQKQREFFKLPFLPSTTIGSFPQTFEVKQARSKFKRGEWTAAQYETFINDEIARWIDIQEEIGLDVLVHGEFERTDMVEYFGHKLGGFVFLEKGWVQSYGSRCVKPPVIYGDVHFIKPMTVRESVHAQSLTKKTVKGMLTGPVTILNWSFVRDDISRENVCYQLALALDKEVLALEAAGIKMIQVDEPALREGLPLKKSDREEYLNWAVNSFLISTSSVEDTTQIHTHMCYCDFNSFMDVISSLDADVISIETSRSHGELASAFEEKTYEKGIGLGVYDIHSPRVPAVKEMVDMIERGIKVLDKDQFWINPDCGLKTRGVPETVSSLKNMVEAAKIVREKLLAQTTGK
- a CDS encoding potassium channel family protein codes for the protein MTFYILIAGIIFCMVMSIRTLFLVESGGKKFSLEDMLWLGNLYATILVGFALIYLLYELQNHSVILDMGNRLDGTFYEQLKTSFYFSAMTMFSVGYGDIAPIGMGRMIATIQAFIGYTLPAAFVIRTVIDLDQKDRKDK